The Exiguobacterium acetylicum genome includes a window with the following:
- a CDS encoding DAK2 domain-containing protein: MSVDRLTGAQLVKMIQNGAANLYQNADFVDSLNVFPVPDGDTGTNMNLTMTSGAKEAGKSTSDSVSEVANVFARGLLMGARGNSGVILSQLFRGFSKSIEGKTTIDTKEFADALQKGVDTAYKAVMKPVEGTILTVARETAVAAIAQSETTPDFLELMRQLVEASKVSLDGTPDLLPVLKEVGVVDSGGQGLVCIYEGFLATLEGKELDKPHAPVMEALVEAEHHKTAQSFMSTEEIHYGYCTEIMVRFQDDKLANAPFSEEDFRNELAEFGDSLLVVADEELLKVHVHVETPGEVITKGQRFGELVAVKIENMRQQHSTILEEEGANQVTPVAAPKAKAKAALVTVAMGEGISELFKSLGVSVVIEGGQTMNPSTEDIVKAIEDAHAEHVYVYPNNSNIIMAAEQAASVASCGVTVVKSKTVPQGLAATIVYNPEATVEENEAHMADAIAAVKSGQVTYAVRDTNIDGVEIKKDDHMAIAEKQIVATDGSSLGAVKKLVDTLVTEDDEIITVLYGEGVSTDEVDALVAYIESVNPDAEVEVHDGKQPLYSYILSVE, translated from the coding sequence GTGAGTGTAGATCGTTTAACAGGAGCGCAGTTAGTCAAGATGATTCAAAATGGCGCGGCGAATCTCTATCAAAATGCAGATTTCGTCGATTCATTGAATGTCTTCCCTGTGCCAGATGGTGATACGGGAACGAACATGAATTTGACGATGACTTCAGGTGCAAAAGAAGCAGGTAAATCGACATCGGATTCTGTATCGGAAGTCGCGAACGTCTTCGCACGTGGATTATTAATGGGTGCACGCGGAAACTCAGGCGTCATCTTGAGTCAATTGTTCCGTGGATTCTCAAAATCAATCGAAGGAAAAACGACGATTGATACGAAGGAATTCGCAGATGCGTTGCAAAAAGGTGTCGATACAGCATACAAAGCGGTCATGAAACCAGTCGAAGGAACAATCTTGACGGTTGCTCGTGAAACAGCTGTTGCGGCCATCGCACAATCTGAGACGACGCCGGATTTCTTAGAGTTGATGCGTCAACTCGTCGAAGCTTCGAAAGTGTCGCTCGACGGAACACCGGATCTTCTTCCGGTATTAAAAGAAGTAGGTGTCGTTGACTCAGGTGGTCAAGGTCTCGTCTGCATCTATGAAGGGTTCCTTGCAACGCTTGAAGGAAAAGAACTGGATAAGCCGCATGCGCCTGTCATGGAAGCACTCGTCGAAGCAGAGCATCACAAAACGGCTCAAAGCTTCATGTCGACAGAAGAAATTCATTACGGTTACTGCACGGAGATCATGGTTCGTTTCCAAGATGACAAGCTCGCAAATGCACCGTTCAGCGAAGAAGACTTCCGTAACGAATTAGCGGAATTCGGTGATTCGTTGCTCGTCGTTGCGGATGAAGAGCTCCTTAAAGTTCACGTTCATGTTGAAACGCCAGGAGAAGTCATCACAAAAGGACAACGTTTTGGTGAACTCGTCGCTGTTAAGATCGAAAACATGCGTCAACAACATTCGACGATCCTCGAAGAAGAAGGCGCGAACCAAGTCACGCCAGTCGCTGCACCGAAGGCAAAAGCGAAAGCAGCCCTCGTGACAGTCGCAATGGGTGAAGGAATCAGTGAACTCTTCAAATCACTCGGTGTCAGTGTCGTCATCGAAGGTGGACAAACGATGAACCCGTCGACGGAAGATATCGTCAAGGCGATCGAAGATGCACATGCTGAACATGTCTACGTCTATCCGAACAACTCGAACATCATCATGGCGGCTGAACAAGCGGCATCTGTTGCCTCTTGCGGTGTAACGGTCGTGAAATCAAAAACAGTCCCACAAGGATTGGCGGCAACGATCGTCTATAACCCAGAAGCGACTGTCGAAGAAAACGAAGCGCATATGGCAGATGCGATTGCAGCTGTTAAATCAGGTCAAGTCACATATGCTGTACGTGATACGAACATCGATGGTGTTGAGATCAAGAAGGACGACCATATGGCGATTGCTGAAAAACAAATCGTCGCTACGGACGGTTCAAGTCTTGGTGCTGTTAAGAAACTCGTCGATACACTCGTCACGGAAGACGATGAGATCATCACGGTTCTTTACGGTGAAGGCGTCTCAACAGATGAAGTTGACGCACTCGTCGCATACATCGAATCGGTCAATCCAGATGCTGAAGTGGAAGTACACGACGGTAAACAACCACTTTATTCGTACATTTTAAGCGTCGAATAA
- the fapR gene encoding transcription factor FapR, translated as MRVPKKERQQELLQTIEQNPFITDEALATRFRVSIQTIRLDRMELKIPELRERIKHVATERLDDVRTLTENEVIGDMIDLKLDTSAISILEILPEHAFSRNAIARGHILFAQANSLAIALIDDELALTTRANVQFTRSVHVGERVVAKAFVSSHRQDGRSDITVESYVGEECVFIGEFTVYRSSKEESK; from the coding sequence ATGCGGGTACCTAAAAAAGAAAGACAGCAAGAGTTATTACAGACGATCGAGCAAAATCCGTTCATCACGGATGAAGCGCTGGCAACACGATTTCGTGTTAGTATCCAGACGATTCGTCTGGACCGGATGGAATTAAAGATTCCAGAATTACGGGAGCGAATTAAACATGTCGCGACCGAACGCCTCGATGATGTGCGTACGTTGACTGAAAATGAAGTCATTGGTGATATGATTGACCTGAAGCTCGATACATCTGCTATCTCAATCCTTGAGATTTTGCCGGAACATGCGTTTAGTCGAAATGCGATCGCCCGCGGACATATTTTGTTCGCGCAGGCAAACTCGCTTGCGATTGCGCTCATCGACGATGAACTCGCGTTGACGACACGTGCGAACGTCCAGTTCACACGCTCCGTTCACGTCGGGGAACGCGTCGTTGCGAAGGCATTCGTCAGTTCGCATCGTCAAGATGGACGTTCTGACATCACGGTAGAGAGTTATGTCGGTGAAGAATGTGTCTTCATTGGCGAATTTACGGTGTATCGAAGTAGTAAGGAGGAATCGAAATGA
- the plsX gene encoding phosphate acyltransferase PlsX has product MILAVDAMGGDHAPRAIVEGVVAYLAERPKENIDIRLVGDELKLRSYTIEDPRVTIVHAASVITGEDEPVRAIRRKKDSSLVVAANLVKSGEADALISAGNTGALMTAGLFVIGRIEGVDRPALAPTFPTRNGKGVVILDVGANPDAKAEHLLDYAIMGSVYAEQVRGITRPKVGLLNIGSEAGKGNALTKETYPLLETAPIHFVGNVEAREAMSGDVDVIVTEGFAGNTLLKSTEGAASMIMGVMKEQFMSSWTSKLAALVLKPKLKKMKQLLAYEEYGGAGLFGIAAPVIKAHGSSNAYAFSRALAQAEKMVEQDVVSKIVQAKATEAR; this is encoded by the coding sequence ATGATTTTAGCAGTTGACGCCATGGGGGGCGATCACGCACCCCGTGCCATCGTAGAAGGGGTCGTTGCCTACTTGGCAGAACGTCCAAAGGAAAACATCGATATCCGATTAGTCGGAGATGAGTTGAAGTTACGCTCATACACAATCGAGGATCCGCGCGTGACGATCGTCCACGCGGCATCCGTCATCACCGGAGAAGATGAACCGGTACGTGCGATTCGCCGCAAGAAAGATAGCTCACTCGTTGTGGCTGCAAACCTGGTGAAATCGGGAGAAGCAGATGCCTTGATTTCAGCAGGCAACACGGGAGCGCTCATGACTGCCGGATTGTTCGTCATCGGTCGTATCGAAGGGGTTGACCGTCCTGCACTGGCCCCGACCTTCCCGACACGTAATGGGAAAGGTGTCGTCATCTTAGATGTTGGCGCTAACCCAGATGCGAAGGCAGAGCATTTGCTTGATTATGCCATCATGGGTTCTGTCTACGCAGAACAAGTTCGCGGCATCACGCGTCCGAAAGTCGGACTCCTCAATATCGGATCAGAAGCCGGTAAAGGGAATGCGCTGACGAAGGAAACGTATCCGCTACTTGAGACAGCCCCGATTCATTTCGTTGGGAACGTCGAGGCGAGAGAAGCGATGAGCGGTGACGTCGATGTCATCGTCACGGAAGGTTTTGCCGGTAATACGTTACTTAAAAGTACAGAAGGTGCAGCAAGCATGATCATGGGTGTGATGAAGGAACAATTCATGAGCTCTTGGACATCAAAGCTCGCCGCTCTCGTACTAAAACCGAAGTTGAAAAAAATGAAGCAGTTGCTCGCCTATGAAGAATATGGTGGGGCTGGATTATTTGGGATTGCGGCGCCGGTCATCAAAGCGCATGGTTCAAGTAATGCTTATGCGTTTAGCCGGGCGCTTGCTCAGGCAGAAAAGATGGTCGAACAAGACGTCGTTTCCAAAATCGTTCAAGCGAAAGCAACTGAAGCACGTTAA
- the sdaAA gene encoding L-serine ammonia-lyase, iron-sulfur-dependent, subunit alpha, whose amino-acid sequence MFKSVKELVAIATERNIPISEVMIEQEMTVRHLERDEVYAMMERNLQVMEEAVARSLDGEGVQSVTGLTGGDAVLLQRYRASGKGLSGDLLLDAVSKAIGTNEVNAAMGKICATPTAGSAGVVPGTLFAVKDRLNPTREQMLRFLFTSGAFGFVVANNASISGAAGGCQAEVGSATAMAAAAIVEMAGGTPDQSAHAFAIALKNMLGLVCDPVAGLVEVPCVKRNAMGGANAVVAADMALAGITSRIPCDEVISAMHEIGQMMPSALRETAKGGLANTPTGRWLEAKIFGELSNESIT is encoded by the coding sequence ATGTTTAAATCCGTAAAAGAACTCGTCGCCATCGCGACGGAACGAAATATTCCGATTTCGGAAGTCATGATTGAACAAGAGATGACGGTTCGTCATTTAGAGCGCGATGAAGTTTATGCGATGATGGAGCGAAACCTACAAGTCATGGAAGAAGCAGTAGCTCGTTCACTTGACGGAGAAGGTGTCCAGTCAGTGACTGGATTAACAGGCGGGGACGCTGTCTTGCTTCAACGGTACCGTGCCTCAGGTAAAGGTTTGTCAGGAGATCTGCTACTTGATGCCGTCAGTAAAGCGATCGGTACGAACGAAGTCAATGCTGCGATGGGGAAAATTTGTGCGACACCAACGGCAGGAAGTGCCGGAGTTGTACCCGGTACGCTATTTGCGGTCAAAGATCGCTTGAATCCAACGCGTGAGCAGATGTTACGTTTCTTGTTCACATCCGGTGCGTTCGGATTTGTCGTTGCGAACAATGCGTCGATCTCCGGAGCAGCTGGTGGTTGTCAGGCAGAGGTCGGTTCAGCGACAGCGATGGCAGCAGCTGCCATCGTTGAGATGGCGGGCGGAACGCCGGATCAATCGGCACACGCGTTTGCGATTGCCCTGAAAAATATGCTCGGACTCGTCTGTGATCCGGTTGCTGGACTCGTAGAAGTGCCGTGCGTCAAACGAAATGCAATGGGTGGAGCGAATGCGGTCGTCGCTGCCGATATGGCACTCGCTGGAATCACGTCACGGATTCCGTGTGATGAAGTCATCTCAGCCATGCATGAAATTGGTCAGATGATGCCATCTGCACTTCGCGAAACGGCAAAAGGTGGACTAGCGAATACGCCAACTGGTCGCTGGCTCGAAGCAAAAATCTTCGGAGAGTTATCGAATGAATCCATCACGTGA
- the recG gene encoding ATP-dependent DNA helicase RecG — translation MNPSRDVKTLKGVGRDLAKKLEEMNILTVADVLEHVPFRYDDFVTGSLTEAIHEDKVKFTGQVQSEPLVRYYGKGKNRLTFRLLVEERYSVTVTMFNRAFYKDQLQLGAEVTVSGKWDLHRMTISATELQFGAIEGELTPVYSLRGDMRMKTFRRVVDLAFKETETLGERIPDSIRKTYRLQDRMTMLKALHFPTNRKELTAARRSYVYEECLYFQLKLQALRLGRRKGQGIALPLHEADIANFIQSLPFPLTGAQQRVTKEILDDIGRGERMNRLLQGDVGSGKTVIAAIALFATVRAGKQGALMVPTEILAEQHAASLAPLLEPLGIRVGLLTSSVKGKARVHLLEALVTGEIDVLVGTHALIQDTVQFKALHLVITDEQHRFGVEQRKRLRAKAEQADVLYMTATPIPRTLAISVFGDMDVSIIDEMPAGRKEIETYWAKPQQMERVFGFVEKELSQGRQAYVITPLIEESESLEVQNAIELHAILTERFEPYQVGLMHGRLTSSEKDDVMQAFKENAVQILVSTTVVEVGVNVPNASIIVIHDAERFGLAQLHQLRGRVGRGDAQSYCILIADPSSDTGKERIKTMTETNDGFKLAEKDLKLRGAGNFFGTEQSGLPRFVLTDPALDIQVMETARQDAVRLLRSDAFWQAQEYSVLREFIERQGLLEGERIE, via the coding sequence ATGAATCCATCACGTGACGTCAAGACATTAAAAGGTGTCGGACGGGATTTGGCGAAAAAACTAGAAGAGATGAATATTCTCACCGTTGCGGACGTGCTTGAGCACGTCCCGTTTCGTTATGACGATTTCGTGACGGGAAGTCTAACGGAAGCGATTCATGAGGATAAAGTTAAATTCACGGGGCAAGTCCAGTCCGAACCGCTTGTGCGCTATTACGGAAAAGGGAAGAACCGGTTGACGTTCCGCTTGCTCGTCGAAGAACGGTATAGTGTGACCGTAACGATGTTCAACCGAGCATTTTACAAAGACCAACTGCAACTCGGAGCAGAAGTGACGGTCAGCGGCAAATGGGATTTACACCGGATGACGATCTCTGCGACGGAGTTGCAATTTGGAGCGATCGAAGGTGAATTGACACCGGTCTATTCGTTACGTGGCGATATGCGGATGAAGACGTTCCGTCGTGTCGTTGATTTAGCATTTAAAGAGACGGAGACGTTAGGTGAGCGGATTCCTGACAGCATTCGCAAGACATACCGATTGCAAGACCGGATGACGATGCTGAAGGCACTCCATTTCCCGACGAATCGAAAAGAGTTAACGGCTGCTCGTCGGAGTTATGTCTATGAGGAGTGTCTTTATTTTCAGCTGAAGTTACAGGCGTTGCGTCTTGGACGACGAAAAGGTCAAGGGATTGCCTTACCGCTACATGAAGCGGATATAGCGAATTTCATCCAGAGTCTACCGTTTCCACTGACAGGTGCGCAACAGCGCGTGACAAAAGAAATCTTAGACGATATCGGACGTGGCGAACGGATGAACCGACTGTTGCAAGGGGACGTTGGAAGCGGAAAGACTGTCATCGCAGCGATTGCGCTATTTGCGACGGTTCGTGCCGGAAAACAAGGTGCTTTAATGGTGCCGACAGAAATTTTAGCAGAACAGCATGCGGCGTCGCTTGCTCCATTGCTTGAACCGCTCGGGATTCGCGTCGGTTTACTGACAAGCTCCGTTAAAGGAAAAGCACGGGTGCATTTACTAGAAGCGCTCGTAACGGGAGAGATTGATGTCTTAGTCGGGACACATGCACTGATTCAAGATACCGTCCAGTTCAAGGCATTACATCTCGTCATCACCGATGAACAACATCGATTCGGTGTCGAACAACGAAAACGTCTGCGGGCAAAAGCAGAACAAGCAGATGTATTATATATGACAGCAACACCGATTCCGCGTACGCTTGCGATATCGGTCTTCGGCGATATGGATGTTTCGATCATCGATGAGATGCCGGCGGGACGAAAGGAAATCGAGACCTACTGGGCGAAGCCGCAACAGATGGAGCGCGTCTTCGGGTTCGTCGAGAAAGAATTGTCGCAAGGACGACAAGCCTACGTCATCACGCCATTGATCGAGGAATCCGAATCACTTGAGGTTCAAAATGCGATTGAATTACATGCGATACTGACCGAACGGTTCGAACCGTATCAAGTCGGTTTGATGCATGGACGACTGACGTCTTCCGAAAAAGATGATGTCATGCAGGCATTCAAGGAAAACGCTGTTCAGATCCTTGTTTCGACGACAGTCGTCGAGGTCGGCGTAAACGTTCCGAATGCATCAATCATCGTCATTCATGATGCGGAACGTTTCGGACTCGCCCAACTGCACCAGTTGAGAGGGCGCGTTGGACGAGGAGATGCCCAGTCTTATTGTATTCTGATTGCTGACCCATCTTCTGACACGGGTAAAGAACGCATCAAAACGATGACGGAAACGAACGACGGCTTTAAATTAGCCGAGAAAGATTTAAAGCTACGTGGTGCCGGTAATTTCTTTGGAACCGAACAGAGTGGTTTACCGCGATTCGTCTTGACCGATCCGGCGCTCGATATACAAGTCATGGAGACGGCACGGCAGGACGCGGTCCGATTACTGCGATCGGATGCCTTTTGGCAAGCACAAGAATACAGTGTCTTGCGTGAATTTATCGAACGCCAAGGGTTGCTTGAAGGAGAAAGAATCGAATAA
- the sdaAB gene encoding L-serine ammonia-lyase, iron-sulfur-dependent subunit beta, whose amino-acid sequence MKYRSVFDIIGPVMVGPSSSHTAGAARIGLMAGKLFGETPTVIHITFYGSFADTYRGHGTDVAIIGGVLGYDTFDDRIPQSIDIAKSKGIEIHFETSEALTDHPNTARVHLTNGVEEFELVGISIGGGTIEITELNGVPLRLSGGGPALVVLHHDRFGAIAAVTSILADYEINIGHMEVSRHEKGKQALMAIEIDDRITAEVLEEIDRLPQVERAVMMGE is encoded by the coding sequence ATGAAATATCGTAGCGTCTTTGACATCATCGGACCGGTCATGGTCGGTCCATCGAGCTCGCATACAGCAGGTGCTGCACGGATTGGATTGATGGCGGGTAAATTGTTCGGGGAAACACCAACGGTCATCCATATCACGTTTTATGGGTCATTTGCTGATACGTATCGTGGACACGGAACGGACGTCGCGATTATTGGCGGTGTTCTCGGATACGACACGTTTGACGACCGAATTCCGCAATCGATCGACATCGCAAAATCAAAAGGGATTGAGATTCATTTTGAGACGAGTGAAGCGTTGACGGATCATCCGAATACGGCTCGTGTCCACTTGACGAATGGTGTAGAAGAGTTTGAACTTGTCGGGATTTCAATTGGTGGGGGAACGATTGAGATCACGGAACTAAATGGTGTGCCGCTTCGTTTGTCCGGTGGGGGACCGGCACTCGTCGTCTTACACCATGACCGCTTTGGTGCGATTGCTGCCGTGACGAGCATACTGGCTGATTACGAAATCAACATCGGTCACATGGAAGTATCACGGCACGAAAAAGGAAAACAAGCACTTATGGCGATTGAAATTGATGACCGAATTACAGCAGAAGTGTTGGAAGAAATCGATCGGTTACCTCAAGTCGAGCGTGCCGTCATGATGGGAGAGTGA